In the Ruminococcus sp. OA3 genome, one interval contains:
- a CDS encoding ABC transporter ATP-binding protein yields MKQQSPLLRIWELGESEHGRLRLAIVLPAAGVLGGLVPFFAAAQIIIALVHGETRISIYLMWCGLALTGSVMKTLLYNLALAVSHKATFSILKEIRRKILAKLPRMPLGTIVDTSSGRMKQIIVDQVDSMETTLAHLLPEMTSNLLAPVCIIIYLLISDWRMALLSLVSIPAGMFFMMLVMGGYGKDYEGAVMATREMNETIVEYIGGIEVIKAFNQGQTSYGKFADRVKANAAYYYNWMKKCQFKMSLAYAIAPATLVTVLPAGWLMYRGGSLPAETFVITIVLSLCIVGPLIKAMSFTDSLAKIGTIVGSVDEILKGEEQKHREIPAELGRMDIELEHVSFGYHSGQEILHDVSLTIPAGTMTALVGPSGSGKSTIAKLIGGFWDVDSGKILLGGVEEKEIPLTQLYEQIAFVSQDNYLFDDTIRENIRMGRISASDTEVEEVAKAAGCDTFILGLENGYDTKVGGGGAHLSGGERQRIAIARAMLKNAPVIILDEATAYIDPENEAIVQKAVAKLIQGKTVIVIAHRLSTITDADQIVVVKDGRIKDVGTHERLRKDSLLYESMWQAHMGVKDGDVA; encoded by the coding sequence ATGAAACAACAAAGTCCATTGCTCCGAATATGGGAGCTGGGAGAATCTGAACATGGCAGGCTGAGACTGGCCATTGTGCTGCCGGCTGCCGGAGTCCTGGGAGGCCTTGTGCCGTTTTTTGCAGCAGCACAGATTATTATTGCCCTGGTACATGGAGAAACCCGGATCAGTATTTACCTGATGTGGTGCGGGCTTGCACTGACAGGCTCTGTGATGAAAACGCTGCTGTATAATCTGGCGCTGGCAGTGTCACACAAAGCGACCTTCTCTATTTTGAAAGAAATCCGCAGGAAGATCCTTGCCAAACTTCCGAGGATGCCCCTTGGAACCATTGTGGATACTTCCAGCGGGAGGATGAAGCAGATCATCGTGGATCAGGTGGACAGTATGGAGACAACACTTGCCCACCTTCTGCCGGAAATGACGTCCAATCTGCTGGCACCGGTCTGCATCATTATCTATCTGCTTATATCAGACTGGCGCATGGCGCTTCTCTCACTGGTTTCAATCCCTGCAGGAATGTTTTTCATGATGCTGGTCATGGGCGGATATGGGAAGGATTATGAGGGAGCAGTCATGGCAACCCGGGAAATGAATGAAACAATTGTGGAGTATATCGGTGGCATTGAAGTTATCAAGGCATTTAATCAGGGACAGACGTCTTATGGAAAATTTGCAGACCGTGTAAAAGCAAATGCTGCTTATTATTATAATTGGATGAAAAAATGCCAGTTTAAGATGTCTCTCGCATATGCCATTGCCCCGGCTACACTGGTTACCGTACTCCCGGCAGGATGGCTTATGTACCGCGGAGGCAGCCTCCCTGCGGAAACCTTTGTGATCACCATTGTATTGTCACTCTGCATCGTAGGTCCGCTGATCAAGGCCATGAGCTTTACAGACAGTCTCGCAAAAATCGGGACAATCGTCGGTTCAGTAGATGAGATTCTGAAGGGTGAGGAGCAGAAACACCGTGAAATACCCGCAGAGTTAGGGCGGATGGACATCGAGCTTGAGCATGTATCTTTTGGATATCATTCTGGGCAGGAGATTCTCCATGATGTCAGTCTCACAATCCCGGCAGGGACGATGACGGCTCTCGTGGGTCCGTCCGGGAGCGGAAAGTCCACCATTGCCAAGCTGATTGGTGGTTTCTGGGATGTGGACAGCGGAAAGATTCTTCTTGGTGGTGTGGAGGAAAAGGAGATACCGCTGACACAGCTGTATGAGCAGATTGCTTTTGTCTCCCAGGATAATTATCTGTTTGACGATACCATACGGGAGAATATAAGAATGGGAAGAATATCAGCATCAGATACGGAAGTGGAAGAAGTGGCAAAAGCTGCGGGCTGCGATACGTTCATCCTTGGACTCGAAAACGGATATGATACTAAAGTGGGGGGCGGCGGTGCGCATCTTTCCGGCGGGGAGAGGCAGCGCATCGCGATTGCGAGGGCAATGCTTAAAAATGCTCCTGTTATTATCCTTGACGAGGCCACAGCATATATAGACCCCGAGAATGAGGCCATTGTTCAGAAAGCGGTGGCCAAACTGATTCAGGGAAAGACAGTCATCGTGATCGCACACAGGCTGTCTACGATTACGGACGCGGATCAGATTGTGGTTGTGAAGGACGGCAGGATCAAAGATGTGGGTACGCATGAAAGACTCAGGAAAGACAGCCTGCTGTATGAATCTATGTGGCAGGCACATATGGGGGTAAAGGATGGTGATGTGGCATGA
- a CDS encoding ABC transporter ATP-binding protein: MINALKKIWQFAGKERKNINKSVALCFLEAVFKMFQIGAIYFVLLALTDGDNGTRPAWTALLLVLVSILGNAVTKNFSQLQQTHAGYFMVANKRIRIGNQLKSVPMGYFNDNSLGEITGVTTTVLENVETIAPMVLVGMLGGFVNSMVFTVMILAFDWRIGLIVAAGTILYLLITSSMEKKSALVAPRRQKSEAVLVETVLEYVQGMSIIKSFNLTGKGDKKVQDALEFNRKSNLDMEQLFTPYVIAQGLTLQIFGIGMILGAVQLFLSGSMLLADALMVVIMSFLVFAQIETAGSGMSLLRLVSSSIEHANRMDDIPQMDERGTKMAPGSHDIVFDRIRFSYEEKEILHDVSFTIPDKTTTAVIGPSGSGKTTLCNLIARFWDVDSGSVRIGGRDVRDYTLESLMDQISMVFQNVYLFADTIENNIKFGKPKATHAEVVAAAKRACCDDFIEALPDGYHTLIGEGGASLSGGEKQRISIARAMIKDAPIVILDEATANVDPENEDRLQKAIEALTRDKTIIMIAHRLKTVRNADQILVVDEGRIVQRGNHEELIGQKGIYADFVSERREATGWKLNAQN; the protein is encoded by the coding sequence ATGATTAACGCGTTGAAGAAAATCTGGCAGTTTGCCGGGAAAGAACGGAAAAATATCAACAAATCAGTAGCCTTGTGTTTTTTGGAAGCGGTTTTTAAAATGTTTCAGATTGGAGCCATATACTTTGTCCTGCTGGCACTGACCGATGGGGACAACGGAACCCGTCCTGCATGGACGGCACTTCTTCTTGTACTGGTCAGCATCCTGGGAAATGCAGTCACGAAAAACTTTTCACAGCTTCAGCAGACACATGCCGGTTATTTTATGGTGGCGAACAAGCGTATCAGGATAGGCAATCAGCTGAAAAGCGTGCCAATGGGATACTTTAACGACAACAGCCTTGGTGAGATAACCGGTGTTACTACAACGGTTCTTGAAAATGTAGAGACCATTGCCCCCATGGTGCTGGTGGGTATGCTGGGCGGTTTCGTTAATTCTATGGTGTTTACCGTCATGATCCTTGCTTTCGACTGGCGGATCGGGCTGATTGTTGCAGCAGGGACTATACTATATCTGCTGATAACATCGTCGATGGAAAAAAAGTCCGCCCTGGTTGCGCCGAGACGCCAAAAGTCCGAAGCGGTACTGGTAGAGACCGTACTGGAGTATGTGCAGGGAATGAGCATTATCAAATCTTTTAATCTGACCGGAAAAGGGGATAAAAAAGTGCAGGATGCACTGGAATTTAACCGGAAAAGTAATCTGGATATGGAGCAGCTGTTTACCCCGTATGTGATCGCCCAGGGACTGACACTGCAGATATTCGGCATCGGTATGATACTGGGAGCCGTGCAGCTGTTTTTATCCGGAAGCATGCTTCTTGCCGACGCGCTGATGGTTGTTATCATGTCTTTTCTGGTCTTTGCCCAGATTGAGACTGCCGGCAGCGGAATGTCGCTGCTCAGGCTGGTCAGCAGTTCCATCGAGCATGCAAACCGAATGGATGATATTCCTCAGATGGATGAGAGAGGGACGAAGATGGCTCCCGGCTCCCACGACATTGTTTTTGATAGGATCAGATTCTCCTATGAGGAAAAGGAAATTCTGCATGATGTATCATTTACGATTCCGGATAAGACAACAACCGCTGTCATCGGTCCCAGTGGTTCCGGTAAGACCACGCTATGCAATCTGATAGCACGGTTCTGGGATGTTGACAGCGGTTCAGTGAGGATTGGAGGACGCGATGTGCGTGATTATACACTGGAATCCCTGATGGATCAGATCAGCATGGTCTTTCAGAATGTGTACCTGTTTGCCGATACCATTGAGAACAACATTAAGTTCGGGAAACCAAAAGCCACCCATGCGGAAGTTGTAGCTGCAGCAAAACGAGCATGCTGTGATGACTTTATAGAAGCGCTGCCGGACGGTTATCATACCCTGATCGGGGAGGGCGGAGCATCCCTGTCGGGAGGGGAAAAACAGAGAATCTCCATAGCGAGGGCAATGATAAAGGATGCACCGATTGTAATCCTTGACGAGGCCACAGCAAATGTAGACCCTGAGAATGAGGACAGACTGCAGAAAGCCATAGAAGCACTGACAAGGGATAAGACCATTATTATGATCGCACACCGGCTGAAAACCGTGCGCAATGCAGACCAGATTCTGGTGGTAGATGAGGGTCGGATTGTTCAGAGGGGAAATCATGAGGAGCTGATTGGGCAGAAAGGCATCTATGCGGACTTCGTATCAGAACGAAGGGAAGCGACCGGCTGGAAACTCAATGCACAGAATTGA
- a CDS encoding 3'-5' exonuclease produces the protein MLNSYIAFDVETTGLSPAEHEIIEIGALKVRGGKVQERFIEFIKPRLPIQANITQITGISNDMVAGARIREQVIPDFLKFCEDDILIGHNIIFDYSFVENGARSLGYTFERRGIDTLNIARSVHRDLPSKSLGALCEHYCIQNKAAHRAYHDALATAKLYQTMSHFFEVKNPGLFTAKPLVCASRECPAATPKQLSLLKRLMKQKGIMQEMNMDTLTKSEASRLIDSILSGQ, from the coding sequence ATGCTGAATTCATACATAGCTTTTGATGTTGAAACGACCGGACTAAGCCCCGCGGAGCACGAGATTATTGAGATCGGGGCTTTAAAAGTCCGTGGGGGAAAGGTACAGGAACGTTTTATTGAATTTATAAAGCCCAGATTGCCGATACAGGCAAATATTACCCAAATTACAGGCATCAGCAATGATATGGTTGCCGGCGCCAGGATCAGGGAGCAGGTAATCCCTGATTTTCTGAAATTCTGTGAGGATGACATTCTGATCGGACACAACATAATTTTTGATTATAGTTTCGTGGAAAACGGTGCCAGATCACTGGGATACACGTTTGAACGAAGAGGCATTGATACCTTGAATATTGCGAGGTCAGTACACAGAGATCTGCCGTCAAAGAGTCTGGGAGCTCTGTGTGAACATTATTGCATACAAAACAAAGCCGCCCACAGGGCTTATCATGATGCCCTGGCAACTGCAAAGCTGTATCAGACCATGTCTCACTTTTTTGAGGTAAAAAACCCCGGACTGTTTACGGCGAAACCACTTGTATGTGCGTCAAGGGAATGCCCTGCTGCGACGCCTAAACAGTTAAGCCTGCTGAAACGTCTGATGAAACAAAAGGGAATCATGCAGGAGATGAATATGGATACACTGACAAAAAGTGAGGCTTCCAGGCTGATTGACAGTATCCTTTCGGGACAGTAA
- a CDS encoding chemotaxis protein CheW — MDVESLENLYLEFTADGFCFLAALPWVKEIRKNRAGEEGVPILDWEKAVGCRAEENCPVFEIVLEHAGKRLGITAEKVSGVRKVNPGCMLELKWPVKNEKNRFISAAVNLEERGKGLAFVLCMEILADLAVINSG, encoded by the coding sequence ATGGACGTGGAAAGTCTGGAAAATTTATATCTGGAATTTACTGCAGACGGGTTCTGTTTTCTTGCCGCACTGCCATGGGTAAAAGAAATCAGGAAAAACAGGGCAGGGGAAGAAGGTGTGCCGATACTTGACTGGGAGAAAGCTGTTGGATGCCGGGCGGAGGAAAACTGCCCGGTATTCGAAATTGTCCTTGAACATGCAGGTAAGCGTCTGGGAATTACGGCAGAGAAAGTGTCAGGAGTCAGGAAAGTGAATCCAGGGTGTATGCTTGAGCTTAAATGGCCGGTGAAAAACGAAAAAAACCGGTTTATCAGTGCGGCAGTGAATCTGGAGGAGCGTGGAAAAGGTCTTGCATTCGTTCTGTGTATGGAAATTCTGGCGGATCTTGCCGTTATAAATTCCGGATAA
- a CDS encoding protein-glutamate O-methyltransferase CheR translates to MMIRLNEKEFTDIVRFMRETYGINLEKKQILIECRMSGELERRGFSSFGSYLDKMKEDPSGKMVEELVVRLTTNYTYFMREPEHFRLLKEKIFPEVFQKNYGAFYNIWCAGCSTGEECYTLAMLLRDYRDQGAQMPNIRITASDISEEVLRKAETAVYPARELEQLPSEWRQKYCHMENKHQFSIDRELMYNIRFVKQNLMKPVSEKYDLILCRNVMIYFDRESRKKLLRQLENTLNPGGYLLIGHAELLPGYETNLQPEYPAVYKKNRKENSHEAEESLWKKKL, encoded by the coding sequence ATGATGATTAGGCTGAATGAGAAAGAATTTACAGATATTGTGCGGTTTATGCGCGAGACATATGGGATTAATCTTGAAAAGAAACAAATATTGATCGAATGCAGAATGTCCGGAGAACTGGAACGCAGGGGGTTCAGTTCTTTTGGCTCATATTTAGATAAAATGAAAGAGGATCCAAGTGGGAAGATGGTCGAAGAGCTTGTTGTGAGGCTGACTACCAATTATACATATTTTATGAGAGAGCCGGAACATTTCAGACTGTTAAAAGAAAAAATTTTTCCGGAAGTGTTTCAGAAGAATTATGGAGCATTCTACAATATATGGTGTGCGGGATGTTCCACAGGGGAAGAGTGTTATACACTGGCGATGCTGCTGAGAGATTACAGAGATCAGGGGGCGCAGATGCCGAATATCAGAATCACGGCCTCCGACATCTCTGAAGAAGTATTGAGGAAGGCAGAAACCGCAGTATATCCGGCGAGGGAATTGGAGCAGCTTCCTTCCGAGTGGAGGCAAAAATACTGCCATATGGAAAATAAACATCAGTTTTCGATAGACAGGGAACTGATGTACAATATACGTTTTGTAAAACAGAATCTGATGAAACCGGTATCGGAGAAGTACGATTTGATTCTGTGCCGGAATGTGATGATTTATTTTGACCGGGAATCAAGAAAAAAGCTTCTCAGACAGTTGGAAAACACTCTGAATCCAGGAGGTTATCTGCTGATCGGACATGCGGAACTTTTGCCGGGGTATGAGACAAACCTGCAGCCGGAATATCCGGCGGTCTATAAAAAGAATAGGAAAGAAAACAGCCATGAGGCTGAGGAGAGTTTATGGAAAAAAAAATTATGA
- a CDS encoding response regulator, with translation MEKKIMIVDDAMFMRKLIRRNLEAEGYHKIVEASDGETALELFWREQPDLVILDITMAGMSGMKVLEEIMPKAPWAKVVMCSAVGQETMILDALSKGAADFIVKPFKNDEFIKIINNCIAEEGMI, from the coding sequence ATGGAAAAAAAAATTATGATCGTAGATGATGCAATGTTTATGAGAAAACTGATCCGCAGGAATCTGGAAGCGGAAGGGTATCATAAGATCGTGGAGGCATCGGACGGTGAAACGGCACTGGAATTATTCTGGAGGGAACAACCGGATCTGGTGATTCTAGATATCACAATGGCCGGGATGTCGGGGATGAAGGTGTTAGAAGAAATAATGCCAAAGGCTCCGTGGGCGAAAGTTGTCATGTGCTCTGCTGTTGGTCAGGAAACAATGATTTTGGACGCGCTCTCAAAAGGAGCTGCTGATTTCATAGTAAAACCATTTAAAAATGATGAATTTATCAAAATAATAAATAATTGTATCGCAGAGGAGGGGATGATATGA